The genomic segment TGAAGGTAaagagattatcttggattatacAAGTGGGTCCAGTCTAACCACACAAACCGGTAAATGGAGAGAATTTCTCCAGTTAGAGTTTCTTTTGTGACAGAAGAAGTCAGAGAGATTCCAAGCGTGAGAAGGACTTGCTGTACCACTGCTGGCTCCGAGAGTCCAGGAGCAAGGCCTGGAAGGAGGCCTCTAAAAGTCAGGGGTGGCCCTCAGCTAACAGCCAGTAAGGAAATAGGGATCTTCATTCTACAAatgcaaggaactgaattcagCCGATAAACTGAAGGAGGCTGGAAGGGGATTCTTCCCTAGAATTTCCCAAGAAGCATCCCGCTAGCCCAGGATACCTCCATTTCTACCTTGTAAAATCTGCAGCAGAGAAACCACCAGTTGAGTATTGAGGCAACTGGGACTAGTGACCCGCAGAACTGAGATACTATTATaactttgtgttgttttaagccactcagtttgtggtaatttgttatggcagcaatagaaagcAAATCAACAACCAACTGCTGCAGAGTCAGCACATTAAGGAGAAGTACTAGAAATTAAATCTATAGATGACTGTAACTTAGAATAAgccaaataataaaatgaatctaATGAAGTTACTAGTAAAACTGAAAGTTGctagggatccacccaccttggtctcccaaagtgctgagattacaagcgtgagccactggccttattattattttttgagatggagtttcactcttgtgaaAATTGCAACATGGCCCTCAAATATGTTTTGTCTGAACAGCACAATCTATTAAGGAAATTTGAATTCAAATACTTTCAGGCAGGTGGACACTGTCCTAATTGCTACAATCTCTACCACTCCCtagtaactttttctttctttgttttttcttttttgaaatggagtcttgctatgttgcccaggctggcctcaaactcctgggttcaagtgatgctcctgccttagcctctcaagtagctgggactataggtgcaagccaccacactcagccctaGTATCTTCACACCCCTCAACCTCACCCATTTATTTGACTTGCCTAGCTCTGGAAGGCCTTAGAGTTTGAGACTCTTGCTTTAGAAGTCTCTTTATCTCACTTGATAGAGCAAATGTGAAATTTTCCATAACATGgaaacattaacttttttttctgtgttcctatttgtgactttttaaatctCAGTATTGGATCATTTTTTTCCCTACAAacttttttcctatatatatatctcaagaTACATACAAAGTCaatattaaattatgttttaattttgcaaattaaaatatttacttcataTAAGCATATCAGTCAAATGAGATTGTGTAATAATGATaaagataatgataataataaacatttaggCTGAgctcaatggctcacgcctataatcccagcagcattttgggaggtcgagccaggtggatcacgaagtcaggagtttgagaccagcctggccagcatggtgaaaccccatctctactaaaaatacaaaattagccgggcatggtggtatgcgcctgtagtcccagctacttgggaggctgaggcaggagaattgcttgaacctgggaggcagaggttgcagtgaactgagatcgtgccactacactccagccttggtgacagagcgagactctgtctaaaaaaaaaaaaattgtcttagcTTAGAGCAATCAAGAGTACACACTTAGAAGTTCTGCAGCATAGATGGGAAAAAGaatgggagggaagggaaggaaggagaagaactaagacagagagaaagaagaaggccgggcgcggtggctcaagcctgtaatcccagcactttgggaggccgagacgggcggatcatgaggtcaggagatcgagaccatcctggctaacacggtgaaaccccgtctctactaaaaaatacaaaaaactagctgggcgaggtggcgggcgcctgtagtcccagctgcacaggaggctgaggcaggagaatggcgtgaacctgggaggcggagcttgcagtgagctgagatccagccactgcactccagcctgggtgatagagcaagactccgtctaaaaaaaaaaaaaaaaaaaaaaaaaaaaagagagagaaagaagaaaggagaaaggaacatAATGGCCCTGAGAGTTAGTGAGGAAGATGACTCAGATGAGAGACAACAGAGGAAGAATTGCCAACATTGACCAAAGGCCTACTCTAATCAAGGCCTTACTCTAGCCAAGGCCCTCCTTAGGAGCTAGGGGATGGATGGAGTCTCTGGGCtcagtgaattaaaaaaatacctgaaacaCACAAAGCACAAGTAGGTTGAGTATGAAGGCAAGTGATTTGGTTTGGAGGCAGAAAGTTGTGAATTCAAATCCTAATTTTGCTGCTGAGCAGATATACAGACCTGGACAAAATTAATTAGCTTCTGTAACACTCAATATCCTTACTGGTAGCCATGAAAATGATTattataagtataaaatatttaaataacactttaagacaatatataataaaatatatcataagaCAATACATGAGTTATTACCAAGTTAATTGTAAGGAAATGGTGATCTTGGGccggtgccgtggctcatgcctgtaatcccagcactttgggaggccgaggtgggtggatcacgaggtcaggagttcgagcagcctgaccaacatggtgaaacccatctctactaaaaatacaaaaaaattagctgggtgtggttgcctgctcctgtaatcccagctactcaggaggctgaggcaggagaatcgattgaacccgggaggcaagatcgtgccactgcactccagcctgggcgacagagcaagactctctctcaaaaaaaaaaaaaaaaaaaaaaagaatggtgatCTTGAGATAAAGGGGAGATATCTCTTTATGAGGAGATGGTGAAGAAGCATAGACTCAGTGAAATAAGCATGTAGACAGGAGGAATCTGCTGGATTCTTCAAAAGAGCAAAGTCACGGGAGGTGCTAGATCCCAGTGGATCACTAGTTCTCGTTACACTTCTTCAATAAAGAAGTTTAGGAAGTATAACATGGTACAAGCTACGCCACTGCAACAAAGAAACCCCAAAAGACAATGGCTTATTTATGATGggagtttatttctctctcaagtAGCAATGACCCACGGCTGATAGGGTAGGTCATAGATCAGTTCCAATCATGGCTAAAAAACaggaagggggaaagggagagggtGAGAGCACTCCTAATTCTTTTATGAGCAAGACTGTAAAGTGGCACACATCACTTCCATTAGCATCCCGTTGGTCACGGGGCCACATACATCAGCAAGcgaagctgggaaatgtagtcatTAGCTGGGTGGCcatgtgtctagctaaaggtaaAAGTGAAAAGGGAGAAATGAATGTTGGGAGACAATTATCAGTCTTTGctagatatagaccaatgggaacccaaaattttaatgagatttttaagAAGTACAAAGAGGACGTTTGCTATATGTGTTAGTTGGATGGGAGGCAATGAACAACACAGGAAGGCCAATTACCACACAGTATGCCACAGGTATGAGATTAGATTACATGTCTTTTTccgctctttttattttttccttagggAACTCAGGTATACAGAATTGAATTATTCATAATCCTAGGTCATAGAAAACAGTCATCATTAGTACATgcacttttgttcttttatttactaatttgttttttaaactatgaTGAACACTTGTGAATTTCTCATTCAATCCAGGAAACAGAATAATACCTCACAATGATCTATGTGCCCCTGCCCCTGTCCCTGCCCTTTGCACTTCAGAAATAACCACAATCCCAAATTTTGTATCTATTATTCCCTTACTTTtggtaatcttttttttcttttttttagtcagagtcttgctctgtcactgaggctggagtgcagtggcacagtcttggctcactgcaacctccgcctctcaggcttaagtgattctcatgcctcagcctcccgagtagctggaattacagggatgtgccaccaccacacctaggtaatttttggattttgtttttgtttttgtttttgtttttttttgtagagatgggctatgttgggcaggttggtcttgaactcctgtactcaagcgattcacctgcctcagcctcccaaagtgctgggattacaggcgtgagccaccatgcctagtcttcccttacttttataataaagttttattcacatatatatgtatggccaaaaaatatattcttaaattttagttagttttgatttttatgaaaatgttatCATCATACTATGTGCTCTcaatcttgaaaaatattttagaaaaatatttacagtggttcatgcttgtaatcccaactgctcagaaggctgaggtgggaggatgacttgaggccaggaatttgagaccagcctgggcaacatggcgagatgctgtcacccaggctggagtgcagtggcgtgatctcggctcactgcaagctctgcctcccgggttcacgccattctcctgcctcagcctccagagtagctgggaccacaggcacctgccaccacatctggctaattttttatatttttagtagagacagggtttcactgtgttagccagggtggtctcaatctcctgacctcgtgatccacccgccttggcctcccaaagtgctggaattacaggcatgaattacaggcatgaaccaccgcacctagccaaaaaaaaaatttttttaatgagctgcatgtggtagtgtgcacctgtggtcccagctagttaaaaggctgaagcaggaggctctgctgagctcaggagtttgaggctgcagtgagctatgattgcattactccactctggcctgggcaacacagcaagactccatttctataaataaataaataaataaatatatatatatatatatatatatatgaaaaataggctaggcgcagtggctcacacctgtaatcccagcactttgggaggctgaggcggcagatcacctgaggtcaggagtttgagaccagcctgaccaacatggtgaaaccccgtctctactaaaaatgcaaaaattagctgggcatggtagcacacgcctgtaatcccagctacttgagaggctgaggcaggataattgcttgaacccgggaggcagaggttgtggtgagccaagatcacgccactgtactgcaacctgggcaaaattctgtctcaaaaaaaaaaagaaaaatattttagttgaGTATAGAATCCTAGGTtggcagggttttttgtttgtttgttttgctttgtttagcacaattaaaatattattccatGGGATTTTTGTTTCCTGTAGAAGTCTATAACTGTTggtcttttaaataaaaagtccATTGGCTGcttttgagattttgtttttgtgtgtggtgttCGATAGTTTGAGTACCATATGTTTTGtgtagattttatttcatttatccttCTAGCAATCAGGTTTCTTGAATCTGTgcattggtgttttttttttcagttgtgcAAATCCTCAGCTATTTTCTCTGTAAATAGCTACCCCCATTTTGTCTCATGTCTCTTTCTCTATCAGAACATCTTATTATATCTTTCATGTTTCTTAACTTCTCATtcatattttacatctttttgtCTCCCTGTGCTACATTCTGGATAATTTCTCGTGATTTATCTTCTGTTTCCTGGTTAACTAATTATTCCTCAATCTGTGTCCAACCTGCTACCATTTATGtccactgaattttaaatttcagatactgagtttttctttttttttttttctttttttttttttttttgagatggagtctcgctgtgtcgcccaggctggggtgcagtggcgcgatctcggctcactgcaagctccgcctcctgggttcacgccattctcctgcctcagcctccgagtagccgggactacaggcgctcgccaccacgcccggctagttttttgtatttttagtagagacggggtttcaccatgttagccagggatggtctcgatctcctgacctcgtgatccgcccgcctcggcctcccaaagtgctgggattacaggcttgagccaccgcgcccggccgagtttttCATCTTTAGAAATTCTATTTGGTTGTTTTTCAAATCAGCTAGTGATGGCAGAGGCTGCTGCCATCACTCCGGCTGTCACTCCAACTGCAGCAAAGAGGCGCGGCTGGGGCTGCACACTCCATGGAGCCGGTGGAAGCCCGGCCCCTTCTGAGTTAAGGCGGGAGTTCCCCGGGTGCTACTGCAGCCGCCCACACCACAGCCGTAGACCCCGCCTCCGGCTGTACGCGGCAGGCAGGAGCCCCGCCCTCTTCGGCGGGCGGCGGCTGACCAAACTGTGGCTGTGGATCCaagcctccctgtgctcttggagGAGGGCCGGGAATAGGCAGGATCTGCCctcccaggtgcagctgcagctgccaggACCCACGGCTGCAGACCTGGGTCTCCCACTTCACTGAGCAGGCAGGAGCCAAGGACTAATAGGAGCTCCCAGGTGCAGCTGCGCCTGCCCTCCCAGGTGCAAGACCCGGGCGTCTCTGCAGCCTGCACCCTCGGGGGCCCCAGAAGGACCGGCTCCCCGGCCTCCTCCCATCCCTGCAGGCTCCGGAATGTCTGCTCCCGCTGCCTGGTCTCTCTCCAATCCCGGCACCTATTCAAATCTCGGAGCCGGATTGGGGCAGACCCTTGAGGGGCCACGAATGGCAGCGGGAGGCATACTGATTCCTGGGTGGAAGAGGGCGGGTCCTCAGTAAGGCCCCACTGCAGGCCAGGGAGAGCCTGAAGGCTGGGGCCAGGCCGCCAGTCCTGCAGACCTGAGTGGGAACTCGTGGTGCCTCTTCCAGCCTGCCCATGGCCGCCCATGGACCAATCtgcatgcacttcctcccctctgaggtccaTGAAAGACCTGGGCTtagccagagcagggcagaggatgGCTAGAGGATGAAGAGGGCAGAGAGATGATAGGACGACCAGCTGCAAAGAGGAGCTATCCTCTCTGCTGATAGGAGACAATGGGAGGACCAGCTACAGAGAGGAACTACCCTCTCTTCTGAGAGCATCAGAGACCTGCAGAGACGTCAGGACTATCAGCTGCATAGAGGAgccaccctctccagggcctTCTCCCTGCTGAGAGCAGCAGATATTGGCATGACttgcctacagagaggagctacccactgcgAGTCTCCTTTGAGCTGATGAGCACTTAAAGCTCATCTTCATCTTGTTTACCCTTCtcttgtctgtgtacctcatcTTGGACACAGAACAAGAACTCAGGCAAAGGTGCctctggccacagaggtttctagCCTTTTTGAGggacttctcaaaaaaaaaaaaaaaaaaaaaaaaaaattccacttacATGACATAACCAGAGTAGTCAAattaatagaaacagaaagtagaatgataagTTTCCAGGAGCTGGGGCAGGGGGAAATGGGAATTTGTTGCTTAATGGgtgtacagtttcagttttgcaagatggaaGAGTTCTAGAGATTGTTTGTACAACAaaatgaatatacttaacactactaaactgtctacttaaaaatggttaagacatAAAATGTTATCTCGTGTATATTATATATCTGTGTATTATATGTGCATGAATTACACtacaataaaagtaaaacaaaaatttttaataatgcaAAAATATAGTAACCATAGTTGTTTTATGATCAGATACTACTGCAGTTCCGTTTTGCTATCTGTTGTTTCAGCCGGTTCTTACAATGCCTTGTTCCTTACGTGCTTGGTTATTTTTCACTATATACTTGTCCTTGTCCCTGAAAAACTGCTGATGAAAATTCATGGAGAATGAAGACCAGCATAAAAGTACAATCCTCCAGAGAGGGTTTGAATTTGCTTCTGCCAGACACTTAGACACACTTTCAGTTTAGGACTACTTTAAACTAGATTTATAACTTAAAGTTACAAAAAAATTCTTCATGTAATATGGACTataaatctaccaaaaaaaaaaaaaaaaggccagttaTGATTACAATGTCTCAAGGAGAGTTTTCTCCCTACCTGCTCAGTGTAGTTAACAAGCCAACTTTTCTTGGAGTTTCCTGGCAGAAAGATGTAGGGGAGGTTTACTTCTGATTCACCTTTCCCCAAATCGTAGGCCTCTGGGGATGCTCACAACTAATACAGGAAAGACTCCTCACCTTGGTGGACCCTGAGctttgatttcattcttctttaccCTGCATTGCTGTCATAATGAAATCCAAGTTTGCCTAGATTGGCAAATAACCTCAGAGCAAAATTTACTTCCTTCCACTTGGGCAGCACTtctatactttatatttttaaactattttatccAGCATTTTAAGTTGCTTTTTAGCAACATGTCAGCCCAAATAACCAACCAGTCAGAAGTCCCTCTACTTTATTTCCTGTTTCATTGACTtatgcttttctatttattttcttcctcctacTTTTGTATTGTTGTTATTTTCCCTCTAACTTCTTGAGTTGAATACTTAGCTcattattgcattttcttttctattataagGCTAGTCTACCTTAAGGCTCTAAATTTCCCTTACAGTATACATCTTTCATTGTAATCCATATTTTGATATGTAGTAGAGAAGCGATTGCCCGAAGCCAGTTGGCGTCCACCTGTTTTTATCATCTCCACCCAACAGGGTTCTTGTGCTGCCCTGGTTATATTCTGAAACATCTGCACTCAGGTCTGAACGAGTACAGGCAATTTTCACCATCTGGGCAGCAATGGTAGCCCAAGGCAATGCTAGGAGAATTAacagcataattttttttcttttttcttttttttatatttttgagacggagtctcgctctgtggcccaggctgaagtgcagtggcgcgatctcagctcactgcaagctccgcctcctgggttcatgccattctcctgcctcagcctcccgagtagctgggactacaggcgcgcaccaccacgcccagctaattttttgcatttttagtagagacggggtttcaccgtgttagccaggatggtctcaatctcctgacctcgtgatctgcccgcctcggcctcccaaagtgctgggattacaggcgtaagccaccacacccagcttctttttttgatacagggtcttgctctgtcacccaggctggagtgcagtggcacgatctcagctcactgcagccttgacttcctgggctcaagtgatcctcctacctcagcctcccaagtagctaaaactataggcatgcaccatcacacctgactaatttttgtagagatggggttttaccatgtttcccaggctggtcttgaactgctggactcaagcagtcttcacaccttagcctcccaaagtgctgggattacaggcatgagccactgtgcctagctaagaGCATAATTTAAGCCATCTTTTTCTAACTCAGCTTTTTCCAACACTGGCTACCTATGAAAATTAGTAGGAAGTTTTGAAAAATACTGCTGCCTGGGTCCCAACCAGAGAATGTTGTGattggtctggggtggggcctggacTTGAGTACTTTTGGTGATTCTAAGGTGAatccagggttgagaaccactgctgtaatttttttttttttttttttgagacggagtcttgctctgtcacccaagctggagtgcagtggcgccatctcggctcactgcaagtccgcctcctgggttcacgccattctcttgcctcagcctcctgagtagctggaactacaggcgcctgccaccgcgcccagctaattttttgtatttttaatagagacggggtttcaccgtgttagccaggatggtcttgatctcctgacctcgtgatccgcccgtctcggcctcccaaagtgctgggattacaggcgtgagccaccgcgcccggccccactgcTGTAATTTTATTTGGTCATTGCCACCGACTTGACTGAatcctctctcttccccacccccaatcCATTTTAAACAGCCTCTGTCTTCCCAAGACTATAGTTTCTTGGTTTTCATATTGCTGTCTATGTTTCTCCAAGGTGGACTGGGAAAGGAGGCAGAACCCTGGTAATTTACCATGTTGGCAGGAACTAGAATTCCCCCTCATGTTGTCTGTCTTCACAGGAGGTCTCGGCGTGAAACAGCAGCAGTGGTGTGGGATGACTGCCAAAATGGGCACCGTGTTGGCAGGGGTCTTCACCATCATGGCCGTACACATGTATCTCATCTTTGAACATAGTCACCTAGGGCATGGCAATTGCAGTGAGATCGCACTAAAGTACGAGAGTGCAAGTGGCATCATAAATGACTTCATCATCTGCTGGAGTTTTAAAATcgtcctcttcctctctttcatcACCATCCTCATCAGCTGCTTCCTCCTGTACTCAGTGTATGCCCAGATCTTCAGGGGCCTGGTCATCTACGTTGCCtggatttttttctatgaaaCCGTAAACGTCGTAATACAAATCCTCACCAATGACGACTTCAGCGTTACAGAGGTCAGAATCATGCGCTGGTTTGGCTTGGTGTCTCGTACCATCATGCACTGTTTCTGGATGTTCTTTGTCATCACCTATGCCCACATAACCTACAAAAACCAGAGCCAGGGCAATATAGTTTCCTACAAGAGACGAATTTCTACAGCGGAGGCTCTCCACAGCAGAAATAAAAGATTATCAGTTTTGggtgggctcagtggctcatacctggaatcccagcgctttggaaggcagaggtaggtggatcgcctgaggtcaggagttcaagaccagcctggccaatatggcaaaaccccgtctctactttaaaaagtagaaaattatccaggtgtggcagcacacacctgtaatcccagctacttgggaggctgagactggagaatcacttgacctgggaggtggaggttgcagtgagccgagatcacaccactgcacttcagcctgggtgacagagcaagactctgtctaaaaaaaaaaaaaaattagcagcttTATTCACCACTATAAGCAATCATGTTGGCCCTTTTCTTTCCCCTGAGAGGTAGGTAGCTCAGGTTCCTGGCGTagttctatttccttttcttccccctacTTTTGCTTAGCAGTTCCGCAAGTAGAAACCCTACTGCCACTCTTTCAGGAGAACATGGAGAGAAAATGTGATTATAATCACAACTTGAACATCCTGCTCATTGAGGGTATTTAGTTAAAGGATATTGTGATTTATCAAACCTTCTTCTGTGAACTCCACCTTTCTACCACCTGATGGGTCAAAATGAACGGAATAAGATGAAGCTGAATTGCAGTATGGCAATCCTTTTTTCTTGGCATCTTCATTAGCCTTCAACCCACAGCTCTTTAACCCTGGGATAAGCAAATCTGTATTTATACCTCAGATTTTTGTAGCACAAAGGATGTTGTTGGTCCTGGGGTGGGTTTGTGCTATGATTTCCCCActattcttctgtttttttccagataagaaaaataataaaaatagagaaaattcgTCTGTCTTGAATTTCCCCACCCTTCCCAAATTTGTCAAGGAGTGTGAAAGGCACTTCCTTAATCAAAAGATATATGTTAAACATATTTCTGTATCTGTCGCTGTGCTGTACTCTGTAGTGTGAACACTGTACTGAACATTGTGtatacaccatatacaaaaatgtataagaTATGAATGACTATGAGAATTTTGTAGTTTAGTGGAAGAAAGTAAATTATTGTTTATGAATCAATTAGCCAATCATATAAGACAGTATATGATTACATACTATCACAAATAAACAGATATCACTTTGCATTCAGGTTCAGAGACTGTCCAAAGCacgttttttatttttgagaccgagtctcgctctgtagcccaggctggagtgcaatggtgcgacctcagctcagtgcaacccctgcctcctgggtttaagcgattctccagcttcagcctcccgagtagctgggattactggcacaggccaccacgcccagctaatttttgtatttttagtagaggcggggtttcaccatgttggtcaggctggtcttgaactcctgaccttagatgatccacctgcctcagcctcccaaagtgctgggagtacaggcgtgagtcacccaCTGCTGCTATAgtaactgagtaatttataaagagctgagatttattttctcacacttttggaggctagaagttcaataCCAAGGTGCCAAtaggtttggtgtctggtaagggcctgCTCTCTCTGCTTCCAAATGGTGCCTTGTTTCTGTGTCCTCCAGAGGGCACAAACActgtccttacatggcagaagggatgGAGAGGCAAAATAAACTAGCTAGTTCCCTCCTGCCCCTTTATAAGGTCACTTattccattcatgagagctctgctCTTATGATTTAATCATCTCCTAAAGGCCCCATCTTTTAATGCTGTTGCATTAGGGaataagtttcaacatgaattttggaaggcaCAAACACTCAAACCATAGTACTCACCATTTGCCAAGCTGTACTCATCATTGTCTTCCCCGCTCCCATCCTAAGTGCTCTCCTGCCCCTGTGCTCCTCACTTCAGAGGATGGGCTGTCCTCCATCCAGGTGCTCATCCCAGACTCCTTTTCCCACAGCCCCAGGCCCCAAATCTGTGCCCCAACATCCATCTGCTG from the Macaca mulatta isolate MMU2019108-1 chromosome 4, T2T-MMU8v2.0, whole genome shotgun sequence genome contains:
- the TMEM217 gene encoding transmembrane protein 217 isoform X1 yields the protein MGGLGVKQQQWCGMTAKMGTVLAGVFTIMAVHMYLIFEHSHLGHGNCSEIALKYESASGIINDFIICWSFKIVLFLSFITILISCFLLYSVYAQIFRGLVIYVAWIFFYETVNVVIQILTNDDFSVTEVRIMRWFGLVSRTIMHCFWMFFVITYAHITYKNQSQGNIVSYKRRISTAEALHSRNKRLSVLGGLSGSYLESQRFGRQRETSTWLVAGKDHSSSGLCQPTQPSPLLKLSQTCCFQNGFCLSLCLPLCVVPFAWGEVPPFSA
- the TMEM217 gene encoding transmembrane protein 217 isoform X2 translates to MGGLGVKQQQWCGMTAKMGTVLAGVFTIMAVHMYLIFEHSHLGHGNCSEIALKYESASGIINDFIICWSFKIVLFLSFITILISCFLLYSVYAQIFRGLVIYVAWIFFYETVNVVIQILTNDDFSVTEVRIMRWFGLVSRTIMHCFWMFFVITYAHITYKNQSQGNIVSYKRRISTAEALHSRNKRLSVLGGLSGSYLESQRFGRQR